The Fusarium musae strain F31 chromosome 10, whole genome shotgun sequence genome window below encodes:
- a CDS encoding hypothetical protein (EggNog:ENOG41) encodes MANFSVLIKFECEEDGETYFADLGPDAQGPPALGTKVSAVKSVQGLADNHQSKTVTIHRLTLSSVPPLWTKPAASLANPDEDIPLNEFCAKSLPDYEGELVFVTSKQCRDISPKEAKDYILGYTVGNDLSCRLYQLPKHSAGQFFFAKAFDKFAPIGPALISPAIFGDGSGFSVVANVNGIVRQQAEFKKDMVFSPEQILSHMSQGTTIPAGTAVMTGTPAGVGAFHSPKVFLNDGDVLEVTMARVGTLRNVIKFE; translated from the exons ATGGCCAACTTTTCCGTGCTCATCAAGTTTGAGTGTGAAGAGGATGGAGAGACATATTTCGCCGATCTTGGTCCCGATGCTCAAGGCCCGCCTGCTCTCGGTACCAAGGTCAGCGCGGTCAAGTCTGTGCAGGGCTTGGCTGATAATCATCAATCCAAAACAGTAACAATTCACCGT CTCACCCTGAGCTCGGTCCCTCCGCTTTGGACTAAGCCAGCTGCATCTCTTGCAAATCCAGATGAAGACATCCCACTCAATGAATTTTGCGCAAAGAGTCTTCCAGACTATGAA GGCGAGCTCGTATTTGTAACCTCCAAGCAATGTCGCGATATTTCTcccaaggaagccaaggacTACATCCTAGGGTACACGGTTGGCAACGACTTATCTTGCCGCTTGTATCAGCTTCCCAAGCATTCAGCCGGccaattcttcttcgccaaggCCTTCGACAAATTTGCGCCCATTGGCCCTGCATTGATCAGCCCAGCCATATTTGGTGATGGGTCGGGCTTTTCAGTAGTCGCAAATGTGAATGGTATAGTCAGGCAACAGGCTGAGTTTAAGAAGGACATGGTGTTCTCGCCGGAGCAGATTCTCAGCCATATGAGTCAAG GAACAACCATACCGGCTGGTACAGCGGTCATGACGGGAACTCCCGCTGGAGTGGGTGCCTTCCATAGTCCCAAGGTATTTCTCAATGACGGCGATGTT
- a CDS encoding hypothetical protein (EggNog:ENOG41): MLALPESRYSTTRRRPGPAPGSGRAPRATRNTHNRERRHSGEATWQADLILEDDDSSVPIVSDLPSESPDTFVTSHASTASQSAQPPIISPEEEAYLADEYFKSINEAIPLFSEIAASNSKDTLSTCSPELTEAMLLITAKLLGFKFASPNFNLDGRIDIILSNTTLQEDTAGDFPSLELFRKFCLLVFYEFHQFPGQQAWVRIGKIVRLAYWMGLDRLDIIQSVSPEWSNVSDADLQNWKLVWWCVYRLDSYANLSSGTPYQVDERLVNTSLYQHSQLSQSLIAPCKLPHDPRGLPDLLLCVKAGNESSLLFNIHLITITVLRQFGRAMSMRYLVPHEILTGNLLDAERTLSAIRLALPRNFLNPGRNAFMNESNTNHHARLVPVLQLHMAQLLAALASCYYLPEGDDWTLSWQRVLETCQNIAGVAEKWDSNYTLTVDPALLLISLTALVFLDIHKKYTESTNTHLIAEIENCELLLLLQLEQFSAHWKLPSLLILPVIGADAS; this comes from the exons ATGCTCGCGCTGCCTGAGTCGCG CTACTCCACGACGCGTCGTCGGCCTGGACCAGCTCCGGGCTCCGGGCGAGCACCACGGGCAACGCGGAACACTCACAACCGGGAGAGAAGGCATTCCG GAGAAGCCACCTGGCAAGCCGATTTGATccttgaggatgatgattctTCGGTTCCAATCGTTTCAGATCTACCCTCTGAAAGTCCTGATACCTTTGTCACTTCCCATGCATCTACTGCCAGTCAATCAGCACAGCCTCCTATTATCTCGCCCGAAGAGGAAGCTTATCT GGCCGATGAGTACTTCAAATCCATCAATGAAGCCATACCACTCTTCTCCGAGATCGCCGCATCGAACAGCAAGGATACTCTATCAACATGTAGCCCTGAACTCACCGAAGCTATGCTCCTTATCACAGCCAAACTCCTCGGCTTCAAATTCGCATCTCCTAATTTTAACCTCGACGGTCGTATAGACATAATTCTTAGCAACACAACTCTTCAAGAGGATACAGCTGGTGACTTTCCAAGTCTCGAACTCTTCCGCAAGTTCTGCTTACTCGTCTTTTATGAATTCCACCAATTCCCGGGCCAGCAAGCCTGGGTGCGGATAGGAAAGATTGTCCGGCTTGCGTATTGGATGGGACTTGATCGTCTGGACATAATCCAATCAGTCTCCCCGGAATGGTCCAATGTAAGCGATGCGGACCTCCAGAACTGGAAACTTGTCTGGTGGTGTGTATATCGCCTTGACTCGTACGCCAACCTCTCATCAGGTACACCGTACCAAGTTGATGAACGACTTGTCAATACATCTTTGTACCAACATAGTCAGCTTTCTCAAAGCCTCATCGCCCCTTGCAAATTACCTCACGATCCACGCGGCCTTCCCGACCTTCTCCTGTGTGTCAAGGCCGGTAACGAAAGCAGCTTActcttcaacatccatctcatcaccatcactgTCCTGCGGCAATTTGGCAGAGCAATGAGTATGCGCTACTTGGTTCCTCATGAGATCCTCACGGGAAATTTGCTCGATGCAGAACGTACACTATCTGCAATACGTCTAGCCTTACCACGGAACTTTTTGAACCCTGGAAGAAACGCGTTCATGAATGAGTCAAATACAAATCACCACGCGAGATTAGTCCCAGTGCTGCAGCTACATATGGCACAACTCTTGGCAGCCCTTGCGAGCTGCTACTATCTTCCGGAAGGTGACGATTGGACACTTAGCTGGCAACGTGTTCTGGAGACTTGCCAGAACATAGCTGGGGTTGCAGAGAAGTGGGATAGTAATTATACTCTCACCGTGGACCCGGCGCTTTTGCTCATCAGCTTGACGGCACTTGTCTTCTTGGATATTCACAAGAAGTATACTGAGAGTACAAACACGCATCTCATagctgagattgagaattgcgagcttcttctgctacTCCAGCTTGAGCAATTCTCAGCTCATTGGAAGCTTCCGAGCTTACTGATCC TTCCTGTCATCGGCGCAGACGCATCTTGA
- a CDS encoding hypothetical protein (EggNog:ENOG41) yields the protein MDSYKIADVIEEKYPEPSVHLKNPMQDRLRASMIKFMTEMVPIYVPGVAKNIIGEKSIDFFLATRLQDVGMPLYEYGEKHSPGAFDRAEPFAREITALLEENKSGPFLLGDVVSYADFIWAGILLFFQCLGEEEYKEVLRITGNGEVHTKFLNGLRPWTEKNT from the coding sequence ATGGACTCTTACAAGATCGCCGACGTCATTGAGGAAAAGTACCCTGAGCCAAGTGTACACCTGAAAAATCCAATGCAAGACCGCCTCCGCGCATCAATGATTAAATTCATGACTGAGATGGTCCCCATTTATGTCCCCGGCGTCGCCAAAAACATCATCGGCGAAAAGAGCATTGACTTCTTCCTGGCGACACGGTTGCAAGACGTAGGAATGCCTCTCTATGAGTATGGAGAAAAGCACTCCCCCGGAGCATTCGACAGAGCGGAACCGTTCGCACGTGAGATTACGGCCTTACTGGAGGAGAATAAGTCTGGGCCATTTCTACTGGGCGATGTGGTGAGCTATGCAGATTTTATCTGGGCGGGTATTCTACTGTTTTTCCAGTGtcttggcgaggaggagTATAAGGAGGTGTTGAGGATTACCGGTAATGGGGAAGTCCATACTAAATTTCTAAATGGGCTGCGGCCTTGGACAGAGAAGAATACCTGA
- a CDS encoding hypothetical protein (EggNog:ENOG41) has protein sequence MNWADVIICVGVIFTDYSTVGWTALPSVPQLLVDIDSVTVASKLYCSNVQMSEFLTRLSETVCWNDTTMVEYNRLRPDPTLGEPSGGPERLTRKEIARQTQVLIRLNPQTVVFADTGDSWFNGLKLSLPFGADFEIEMQWGHTGWSIPASFGYALARPQKRIVVMVGDGAFQMTAQEVSQMVRFRVPIIILLMNNKGYTIEVEIHDGLYNRVQNWDYARLVEAFSTDNAKGRALGLEAHTCEEFSRGLERAMAHTNGPTLIDCNLHQDDCSRELITWGHFVAAANARVPKNE, from the coding sequence ATGAACTGGGCAGATGTCATCATTTGTGTCGGTGTCATCTTTACAGACTACAGCACTGTTGGATGGACGGCCTTACCCAGCGTACCCCAACTGCTTGTCGACATCGATAGTGTGACTGTAGCGTCTAAACTATACTGCAGCAATGTCCAGATGAGTGAGTTCCTGACCAGGCTCTCAGAAACAGTCTGCTGGAACGATACTACTATGGTCGAGTACAACCGCCTCCGCCCTGATCCAACTTTGGGAGAGCCCTCTGGCGGGCCCGAGAGACTGACAAGGAAGGAGATTGCTCGACAAACACAGGTTTTGATCCGCCTCAATCCTCAGACAGTCGTGTTTGCCGACACTGGAGATTCATGGTTCAATGggctcaagctcagcctcCCGTTCGGTGCTGATTTCGAAATAGAGATGCAGTGGGGTCATACTGGATGGTCTATCCCCGCCTCCTTCGGCTATGCCCTTGCAAGGCCTCAGAAGAGGATCGTGGTAATGGTAGGCGACGGGGCATTCCAAATGACAGCTCAGGAGGTATCCCAAATGGTTCGCTTCCGAGTGCCCATCATCATACTCCTCATGAACAATAAAGGCTATACTATCGAGGTGGAGATTCATGATGGACTCTATAACCGCGTTCAGAACTGGGATTATGCACGCCTGGTCGAGGCATTCAGTACAGATAATGCGAAGGGACGCGCGCTTGGTCTGGAGGCCCATACGTGCGAGGAATTTTCCAGGGGTCTTGAACGGGCCATGGCGCACACGAATGGCCCAACACTTATTGACTGCAATCTTCATCAGGATGACTGCAGCAGAGAGCTGATTACGTGGGGGCATTTTGTAGCGGCTGCCAATGCACGAGTACCGAAAAATGAATAG
- a CDS encoding hypothetical protein (EggNog:ENOG41) yields the protein MSPFTVGDYLAERIAQLDVHHHFIVPGDYNLVLLDKLEAHPSLTEIGCTNELNCSLAAEGYARGHGVGVCIVTYSVGAFSAFNGVGSAYAENLPVILISGSPNTNDVSHHILHHTLGEYDTTYQLEMAKKITCCAVRIRQASHAPGLIDQAIRAALAHRKPVYIEVPTNLAGETCLRPGPISSVVSAVSSDRHSLDVAVAKASEFISSWQKCVILAGPMVRRAMAQDALRQLADAIGCAVVLQPAAKGTFPEDHAQFAGIF from the coding sequence ATGTCGCCTTTCACTGTGGGTGACTATCTCGCAGAGAGGATTGCCCAACTCGATGTTCATCATCACTTCATTGTTCCAGGAGATTAcaaccttgttcttctcgataAACTTGAAGCGCATCCGTCCTTGACAGAGATTGGGTGCACCAATGAACTCAACTGCTCCCTTGCCGCCGAAGGCTACGCCCGTGGCCATGGAGTTGGTGTCTGCATCGTGACCTACAGTGTTGGCGCCTTCTCGGCCTTCAATGGCGTAGGCAGTGCTTACGCTGAGAACCTGCCTGTCATACTCATCAGCGGATCTCCAAATACCAATGACGTGAGCCATCATATACTACATCATACCCTGGGAGAATATGATACGACGTATCAACTTGAGATGGCTAAAAAGATCACTTGCTGCGCTGTTCGCATTCGTCAAGCCTCCCATGCCCCCGGGCTGATTGACCAAGCTATTCGAGCTGCCCTTGCACACCGAAAGCCCGTCTACATCGAAGTGCCAACTAACTTGGCTGGAGAAACTTGTCTCCGTCCTGGACCCATCAGCTCTGTAGTCTCGGCTGTGTCAAGCGATCGGCACTCACTAGACGTTGCTGTGGCCAAGGCATCCGAGTTTATCAGCTCCTGGCAGAAGTGCGTCATTCTCGCCGGGCCAATGGTTCGAAGGGCCATGGCACAAGACGCACTGCGTCAGTTGGCGGACGCAATTGGATGTGCTGTTGTGCTACAGCCCGCTGCAAAGGGCACATTCCCTGAAGATCACGCTCAATTCGCCGGCATCTTTTGA
- a CDS encoding hypothetical protein (EggNog:ENOG41), with amino-acid sequence MTSLRAKFQSRSWQKDQFTISTDPTLFPISQLTDIFNSKEFYWASALSPEAFKEALHNSLSFGIYDSAQSSGPESPGKLIGIARLVTDFVTFAYLTDVWVDPTYQGQGLGSWLVRCLREVLDEMPDLRRAMLLTGNWEKFVPFYEKLLGMTLVEPRRGEGLAVMESKGQGHPTYGKAGLGPPLKKIFYSWYWP; translated from the exons ATGACATCTCTCAGAGCAAAGTTCCAGTCACGATCCTGGCAAAAGGATCAATTCACCATCTCAACAGACCCCACCTTATTCCCTATCTCCCAGCTCACAGATATCTTCAATTCAAAAGAGTTCTACTGGGCCAGCGCGCTATCACCTGAAGCCTTTAAAGAGGCCCTTCACAACTCCCTGTCTTTCGGCATATACGACTCGGCTCAATCTTCCGGACCAGAATCACCAGGCAAACTGATTGGCATCGCTCGACTCGTGACCGACTTTGTCACCTTTGCGTATCTCACAGATGTGTGGGTCGATCCAACATACCAAGGGCAAGGCTTGGGGAGCTGGCTTGTTCGTTGTTTGCGAGAAGTGTTGGACGAGATGCCGGATCTGCGACGAGCGATGCTGCTCACGGGAAATTGGGAAAAGTTTGTACCGTTCTATGAGAAGCTGCTGGGTATGACCTTGGTTGAACCAAGAAGGGGTGAAGGACTTGCGGTTATGGAAAGCAAGGGACAAGGACACCCGACGTATGGAAAAGCAGGTTTAGG ccCTCCCCTGAAGAAGATTTTCTACTCTTGGTACTGGCCTTAG
- a CDS encoding hypothetical protein (EggNog:ENOG41), translated as MDKSEKSCSLAADPPVDVSEAESQALDRSTIWLDRLRRWGLETRGMQPVPIEERTDTRYINIFFMWFTMNVNILPIVTGMLGTLGFGLSLKDCSLLILFFSLLCCAFPAYCSTFGARTGLRQMLISRFTFGYYLIVIMVILNLCTNAGFGIICSVTGGSTLAAVSSGSINSTVGIVIISIIAMVVSFIGYKFLHQYERYSWIFNLIAIIIATGVGGKHLSNQVEQPAASASTIVSYGGVIAGFIIPFSALAADFSVYCHPKVSTWRIFAYTYAGIFFPVVSLMILGAAIGGATPNVLSWKDGYDRFTVGGVMQAMLLPAGGFGRFVAVLLSLSVIGNLAASIYCISLNFQLLAPFMLKIPRSFFTIVYTVVGIPVSIQAAKSFFDSLENLMYLISYWAAGYVAVIGTEHFVFRGADFSRYDPDHWDQPTKLPTGLAAIGAMGIAFGLTVPCMSQEWYTGPIAKTTGDIGFEVELVLAALLYVPLRWVELKFRPI; from the exons ATGGACAAGTCAGAAAAGTCATGCAGTCTCGCGGCTGATCCGCCCGTAGACGTATCTGAAGCAGAGTCCCAGGCCCTAGACCGTTCAACCATATGGCTCGACCGACTACGAAGATGGGGATTAGAAACGCGAGGAATGCAACCAGTGCCCATTGAAGAACGAACTGATACTCGCTACATTAACATATTCTTCATGTGGTTCACCATGAACGTCAACATCCTGCC TATCGTGACCGGCATGCTTGGAACTCTGGGCTTCGGTCTCTCGTTAAAAGACtgctctcttctcatcttgttcttcagTTTGCTATGCTGTGCTTTCCCGGCGTACTGTAGCACATTCGGCGCTCGAACTGGTTTGCGACAGATGCTTATTTCGCGCTTCACATTTGG ATACTATCTGATAGTCATCATGGTTATCCTCAATCTATGTACAAATGCCGGCTTTGGCATAATTTGTTCTGTCACAGGCGGCTCGACTCTTGCTGCCGTTTCAAGTGGCTCTATCAACAGCACTGTAGGAAttgtcatcatctccattaTTGCGATGGTGGTATCCTTCATTGGATACAAGTTCCTCCATCAGTATGAGCGCTATTCGTGGATCTTCAATCTGATAGCCATTATCATCGCTACTGGTGTCGGTGGAAAACACTTGAGCAACCAGGTTGAACAGCCAGCGGCATCGGCATCTACAATTGTCAGTTACGGCGGTGTCATTGCAGGTTTCATTATTCCATTTTCG GCGTTGGCTGCTGATTTCTCCGTTTACTGCCATCCTAAAGTCTCTACGTGGCGCATTTTTGCCTACACCTATGCCGGAATATTCTTCCCTGTCGTGTCTCTTATGATTTTAGGAGCTGCCATTGGCGGAGCAACACCCAACGTTTTGTCCTGGAAAGACGGCTACGATCGATTCACCGTAGGCGGTGTCATGCAGGCGATGCTTCTCCCCGCTGGAGGCTTTGGCCGATTCGTCGCCGTACTATTGTCTCTGTCCGTTATTGGAAATCTCGCAGCGTCGATATACTGTATCTCACTCAACTTCCAACTGTTGGCCCCATTCATGTTGAAGATACCACGCAGCTTTTTCACCATTGTCTACACCGTTGTGGGCATTCCGGTATCTATACAAGCCGCCAAGTCCTTCTTCGACAGTCTAGAGAACCTGATGTATCTCATTTCATATTGGGCTGCAGGCTATGTGGCTGTTATTGGTACCGAGCATTTCGTCTTTCGAGGGGCTGATTTCTCAAGATACGACCCAGATCATTGGGACCAGCCTACTAAGTTACCGACAGGGCTTGCGGCGATTGGTGCTATGGGTATTGCGTTTGGCCTGACAGTCCCTTGTATGTCGCAAGAATGGTATACTGGTCCTATTGCTAAAACAACTGGGGACATTGGgtttgaggttgagctgGTTCTTGCAGCCCTTCTCTATGTTCCGCTACGGTGGGTTGAACTCAAGTTCCGTcctatttaa
- a CDS encoding hypothetical protein (EggNog:ENOG41) has protein sequence MPAKMPIKRMRGTKFLEGMEQENMFTGPNRGSHGTRDQTRLHTNPLEGHTDADATRSVTPPEHSQAVNRVEVLESPQNVVNTQSLDVLELDDGIDMDMGDAFHLLEDQGQDLLETINLSGPHRQQQLHIVEQLLAVIAALKEQIASLRKRSQF, from the exons ATGCCAGCCAAAATGCCAATCAAGCGCATGCGTGGAACCAAGTTTTTGGAGGGCATGGAGCAAGAGAATATGTTTACAGGTCCGAATAGGGGTAGCCACGGTACCAGA GATCAGACGCGACTACATACGAACCCGCTAGAAGGGCATACCGATGCTGACG CGACACGATCTGTTACACCACCAGAGCATAGTCAGGCCGTAAATCGAGTCGAGGTTCTCGAAAGCCCCCAGAATGTTGTCAATACGCAGTCATTAGACGTGCTGGAGTTAGATGATGGCATAGACATGGACATGGGTGATGCGTTCCATCTCCTAGAAGATCAAGGGCAGGATCTTCTCGAAACTATCAACCTTTCTGGTCCGCATCGACAACAGCAACTACATATAGTTGAGCAACTTCTCGCTGTAATTGCGGCTTTAAAGGAGCAAATCGCTTCGCTACGAAAGCGCTCGCAGTTCTGA